The Moorella glycerini genomic interval CGAACCCGCCATGGTAAAGCCAGTAAGTTCCTTTTCTACATACTGGGCAATACCTTCCGTCAGCCAGCGCGGGTAATTACCCCGGGCCTTTTCGTCCACCAAAAGGTGGGTCAATTCATGGGCCACGGGGCCCGAGGCGGCAAAAATGCCGGCAATCTCTTCCGGGTCCTGACTGGCCACCCAGTCATAGGGCGAAAGTACGCGGATAACCCCGCCCCAGTAAACCCCCATGGCACTTTCGCTGGCCGCCCAGCCAAACTGGCGCGCGAGACTCTCCCGGTCCGGGTAAAGGATAATTAAAGTTTTACCCTGAGGTTCGTATTGTAACATGGCACCAGCCGGCCCGTAAGCCTCCTCGGCAGTTGCCAGGACCAGGGGGGCTATGGCTGCATCCTCCGGCCGGTAGCGGAGGCGGAAATGGGTGCTATCTATCTCCAGCCAGTTGCGGGTCTGCCAGGCGGTATGCCCCGTCACTACCTGGCGGACCAGGCTGTAGCTCAGGGTACGCGGTAATGCCGTAGTACGGGCCAGGATAACTCCCGCAACTACCAGCATAGCCAGGCAGATGGCAATGATTGCCTGCCACCAGTGTTGAAACATGTTTCTCCCCTCCCCCAGGGGCTCCTCCGTCTGGATTATACTATATTCCTGGTGGCAGCTTCACTGGTAATGAGTGTAAAAAATCCGGAGCCAGCTTAGCCCCGGATTTAAAAGTAGTTCGCTTTTTGGTGTCTACTGGAAATTGCCGGGCCGGTCTGGTGAAAGTTTACTTTACTTCATAACCAGCCTCAGTTACAGCCTTTTTCATAGCTTCCAGGTTTACCTTAGCAGGATCATAAGTAACATGGGCCGTTTTAGCCGCCAGGTCGACTGCTACTACCGTGATACCTTCCAGGCCCCTCAGGGCCTTTTCCACGCTCATTTTGCAGTGATTACAGGTCATCCCTTCGACCTGCAGGGTAGCTTCAGCCATTGTTTCACCCCTCCTTTCTACAGGCCGGCCAGGTAGCGCTCGGCCGCCATGGCCGCCACTGCCCCGTCACCTACAGCCGTACTCACCTGGCGGAAATCCTTGGCTCGGACGTCGCCGGCGGCAAAAACACCGGGGATGGACGTGGCCAGGTTTTCGCGGGTAATAATATACCCCTGGGAATCCAGGGTCAGGGCCCCCTTCAGGAAACCGGTGTTGGGCTCCAGGCCGATAAAAATAAAGACCCCGTCGAAGGCTTCTTCCCTGGTGACACCGCTTTTTACATCTTTTAACTCCAGGCTGCTGATCTTTTCCCGGCCCATAATCCCTGTTACAACTGTATTCCAGTGGAAGGAAATCTTGGGGTTATCCCGGGCCCGTTCCTGGAGTACTTTCGTTGCCCTTAAGGCGTCACGGCGGTGGATAATGGTCACCTGGCTGGCAAAACGGGTCAGAAAGAGAGCTTCTTCCACTGCCGAGTCACCCCCGCCGACTACAGCGACCTTTTTGTCCCGGAAGAAAGCGCCGTCGCAGGTGGCGCAGTAGGAAACGCCCCGGCCGCGAAACTCCTCTTCCCCCGGTACTCCCAGGGGCCGCGGGTGAGCACCGCTGGCGATGATTACTGCCCTCGCCGTAAACTCGCCGCTCCCGGTGAAGACTTTTTTAATTTCCCCGTTAAGCTCCACTCTCTGGACTGTGGTCATCTCTATCCTGGCACCGAAACGCTGGGCCTGTTCGGCAAACTTCATGGCGAGTTCCATACCGTTAATGCCTTCGGGGAAGCCAGGATAATTTTCAATCCTGTCCGTCTGCCCGGCCTGACCACCAGGAGCACCCATCTCCAGCACCACGGTATCCAACCCGCCCCGGGCGCCGTAAAGAGCCGCCGTCAGCCCGGCCGGACCCCCACCGATAATTAGCAAATCATGGGGCACCTTGCTCTACCTCCTTTGCAAAGTAACATATCGCCGCAAGTCTTAGTAATGGCTTACGGATCGCCCGTACTTAGGCAGGGCTCCCGGGATTATGGCTATATTATGCACCCGCTTAAAGTCCATCATGCCTCCCTTCTATGTTTAAACTATAGTTATTATACGCTCCCACTTTAGTCCAGGCAAGATCAGGCAAGAAAAAATCCCTGCGGCCTGTCCACAGGGATGGCAATAAAAATCTAGTTTAAAAATCCGTACGGGTTACGGAAACTGCCATTGACCAGGACTTCAAAGTGGAGGTGGGACCCGGTGGTACGGCCGCTAACACCTACATAGCCGATAACCTGCCCCCGGCTCACCTGCTGGCCCACACGGACGTTAAAGCCCGATAGATGGGCATACCGGGTGACCAGGCCGCCGCCGTGGTCAATGGCAATCATCCGGCCGTAGCCGCCGTCGTAACCGGCAAAGGTTACCGTCCCGGCCTCGGCGGCCCCTACCGGCTGCCCGACGTAACCATCAATATCCATGCCAGAGTGGAACTCCCGGCCGCGATAACCATAGGGGGAAGTAATAGAGCCGCGGATGGGCCAGGCCAGGCGGCCGGAACCGCCGCGGGAAGCCAGGACTACCCGCGTACCCCGTTCCACTATTTTGGTGACAGGTTCTTTCAGTACCTGCTCCTGGATAACTTTTTTCTCAACCTGGACGCCATTTTTGGTCACTACCTGGTAGGTAACCAGGCGTTGGCCCTCTGACCCCGCCTGTTTTACCCTTTCCTGGCCTCGTAAGAGGTCGGTATTCGTTTCTACTTTCACATCATAGGGAACAGGCTCTTGCACTTCCTGGCTATAGACGACCATTACCTGGAGGAGGGGTTTCTCTGTCGTGAGTCGCAACCGCTGGCCAATATCCAGGCGTTCGCCCTTGATTTCCGGGTTGGCTGCTCTAATATCGTCAACCAGCAACCCGTGTTCCCGGGCGATGGTCCACAGGGAATCGCCTTCTTTAACGATATACTCCTGGCTCGCAGGAGAAGTTCCCTTGAGCCTGGCCAGGGCTGCCTCCGGGCTTAAAATTTCTTCTGGCCGGGCCGGCCGGTGCTCATAGGCTACCTGCTCCAGGAACCTGACCTCCTGGATCTCCCCGTTCCCCGGCAGCGGCAGGTAGGCTTGTTTTAATTCGGCCAGTACCGCTTCCGCAATACTATCATCCCGCACGATAAGCTCTGGTTGACCGTTAATGGTTATTACCGTCGCTGCCGCCACGAAATGTAGCGTGCCTTGCAATATATTTTTCAATTGCTGGCCATCCACGATTTCCCGCGGGTTGACCCGGACTTTTTTATAGTCAACCTGGTCGGTGATCTGTAAGCCCTGGTAACTTCCTGCCCCGCGTTCCTTGAGGACATCCTGGATAACCTGGTTGACATCAACCCGGCTGGTAACCACAGCCACCTGCCGGCCGTTAATTATTACTGCCCAGGCGTTGGGAGCGGTAAACTGGTACCATCCTGCCAGCAGCAGCAATCCCCCGGCCAGGATACCGCTTAGTAAGTAAAACTTTTTTTTCTTCCTGCCGTCTGTTTCTTTCCACCGTGCCGGCCATTTCTTTAAGAAACGACCTGCTGCGGCCGCCACATCGGGCAACTTACCTGGCGGCGGCATGACGTTCCTCCTCTCCCCCTTTTTACGGCAGGATTTACTTTTCCCTGCCTTTTACCATCTATATTCTACTTCTGAAAGCAGGAATCCTCCCCGCTTAGAAAATTTTTGCCCTTTCTTTAACCCTGGTACAGGGCCTTTGTGATATACCCTGGTAAGATCAGCCTTTAACAACTTCCTTGACCTGGACATAGAGGGCCGCTTCCAGGCGCATCTGCTGGATGGCGCAAGGTACAGGCGCTGGTTGCCGCAAATCCCCGGTAGCAGCCAGGTTGGCCGCATGGCATCCACCGCTGCAGTAGAAACGAGCCCAGCAGCGGCTGCAGGCCGGCTGGTTGTAAACGTAGGCCTGGCGAAAATCTTCCCTTAAATCAGGGCGCAAGATCCCTTTCCGGACGTTGCCCAGGCAGTAATCCCTTCTCCCCACCAGCTGGTGGCAGGGATAAAGGTCACCGCCGGGGGTTACCGCCAGGTAACTGGTGCCCGCACCACAACCGGTAAGCCTTTTGGTGAGGCAGGGCCCGGCAGCCGCATTAATGTTAAAATGGAAAAAGTTAAAGGGCTTGCCTTTAGCCCTGGCCTCCAGGTAAGCCCGGGCCAGGTAGCGGTATTCCCGGGCCAGACGCGGCAGGTCCTCCTCCTTAATAGCATATTCAGCCTCCGGTGCGGCTACTACCGGTTCCAGGGACAGGTAACGAAATCCTAATTCTACCATATGCAGGATGTCCCTGGTAAAATCGAGGTTCTGGCGGGTATAGGTTCCCCGCACCCAGTAGTCACGGTGCTCCCGGGCGGCGACAAAATGCTGTTCCCGGGGGACAACTAAATGATAAGTGCCCTGGCCGGAGACGGTCCGCCGGTTAAGGTCATGGACTTCCGGGCGACCGTCAAGGCTCAAAATGACACTGATCTGGTTCTCAATGAGGTACTTCTCGATGGCCGGCGTCAAGCCCAGGCCATTGGTGGTCAGGGTAAAGCTGATCTTTTTCCCGGTAGCCACCGCCCTTTCCCGGCCGTAAGCTACCAGATCCTGAACGACGCCGAGATTGAGCAGCGGCTCCCCGCCAAAGAAGTCGATTTCTACCCGGGGGCGGCTGCCGGATTCTTTAAAAAGCAAGTCCAGGGCCTGGTATCCCGTCTCCCGGCTCATTAAGCCCCGCTCGCCGCCAAAGGGGCCACCGCCGGCAAAGCAGTAACGGCAACGCATATTGCAGTCATGGGCCACGTGGAGGCAGAGGGCCTGGAGGCTGGGCTCCGGTGGCCGGTAGGCCCGGCCTGCCTCATCGACGGTAAAGAGGGTTCCCCCGGCCTGTTTGGCCGCCAGTTCCTGGCAGACTTCCCGGACTGTGCCGGCACCCCACTCCCGGGTGGACAAGGGCAAGAGCGCCAGCCAGTCGGCTTCGGTTAAGGTGCCATGTTCTTCCCCGGCCCGCAGTTCTTCCAGAACAGCCCGGGTGGGAGCGTCGATTATATGGACAGCACCACTATTGACGTCCAGGAGCAAGCAGAGGTCTTCAAAGTCGAACCAGTGGACATCCCCCTGCCAGTCAACATTTTGGAGATTTAGGGATGGCAATATCGTTCTCCTCCATAGATAGGACATAAATTTTAGACTGGCTTTTGTTTGGAGCGAGCGACTTGGCCCGAGCGGCGAAGCGGCCCTGGCGAAGCCGAGGGATGATAAGCGGGGCCGAGGACAGGAGGTCCGAGACCGGATTCTAAAGGCAAGGATGCCGAATAGGCCGGGAACCCCGCCCGAGCCCGAGGCTGAGCCTTAGGCCGCTCCGCAAGGGCTTTGGTGCGCGCGAAAACAAAGCCAGTCTAACTACAATCAGTAACCCGCAGTTACTAGAAGCCCGATAGCTCCACCACGTACAACAAAAGCCCGACTGGAAAAGCCGGGCCTTGGGGCTTACTTCTTTTCTTCACGTTCGCAGGGCTGGTTGCTGACGGTAATGGAGGTCTTGCAGGCCGACTGGCAGGAAACATGACAGTTGCCGCAGCCGCCTTGCCTCATGCTCTCCTGCAGGCGGGGCGTGAACACCGTCTTGATGTGCATCAGAAACACCCCTTCTTAACGCTTGGAGAATTGCGGTGCCTTGCGGGCCTTCTTTAAGCCGTACTTCCTTCTTTCCTTCATCCGCGGGTCACGGGTAAGGAAGCCATTACGTTTCAGCACCGGGCGCAGGTCGGCATCGGCCTGTAACAGGGCCCTGGCGATGCCCATCCTGACGGCACCGGCCTGGCCGCTGATCCCGCCGCCCTCAACTTTAGCCAGGACATCAAAGCGGCCCATGTTATTGGTTACTTCCAGGGGCTGGCGTACCTGCATCGCCAGGATCTGCTGGCCAAAATACTCATCGAGGGGGCGCTCGTTAATTAACACCCGGCCCTCGCCGGGAACCAGGCGCACCCGGGCCACGGCATTTTTTCGCCTTCCCGTACCGTAAAACTGTACCTGGGCCAAAATTTTCGCCTCCTTCGATTAATCCTTGATCTCCCAGGCTTCCGGCCGCTGGGCCGCGTGGGGATGACTGTCGCCCCGGTAGACTTTGAGTTTCTTGGCCATTTGCCGGCCCAGGCGATTATGGGGGATCATCCCTTTAACGGCCTTCTCAATGGCTCGCTCGGGAAAAGTCTTTAATAGCTGGGCATAATTCATAACCTTTAAGCCGCCAGGGTAACCGCTGTGGCGGATATATTTCTTTTGCAGGAGCTTTTTGCCGGTAAGGCGTACTTTTTCTGCGTTTATAACAATAACGTGATCACCACAATCCACATGGGGGGTAAAGATGGATTTATGCTTGCCCCTTAGGAGACGGGCAGCTTCGGTAGCTACGCGACCCAGAGTTTTACCGGCCGCGTCAATAATATACCACTTCCGCTCCACCTCATGTGGTTTGGCCATAAAGGTGGTCATTTTCTCCCTCCTGTTCCTGTCACGAAACTATTTTAAGCAATTAATCCCGGCAAGTCAAGAAAATTAGTATGCTACCCTTTCCAGGCACAGCCCCTGGGGCGGGGCCGTCGGGCCCGCCTTTTCCCGGGAACGGGCGGCAAGTATTACCGGGACATCCTCCGGTTGCAGGCGTCCCCTGCCAATTTCCACCAGGGTGCCGGCCATAATCCTTACCATATGGTAGAGAAAGCCGTTAGCCACCACATCAAAAAAAATAAAGTTGCCCTGGCGGCGTAAGTGCGCCTTCAGAACCTCACGTTCATAGTGACGCACCGGGCTGCCGGCGGCGCAAAAGGAGCGGAAATCATGCCGGCCCGTCAGGTAACTTGCGCCTCTGGCCATAGCTGCAAAGTCCAGGGGGTGACGTACCTGCCAGCTGTAACGGCGGCTGAAGATATCGGGCAGGCTGTGGTTGTAAATGGTATAGCGGTACCATTTCCACCGGGCGCTGTAACGAGCATGGAACCCCGGCGGGGCTACCTCGGCAGCCAGGGCCGCTATATCTTCCGGCAGGAGGCTGTTCAAGGCCAAGGGCCAGCGCTCTACCGGTATGCGGCTGGCGGTACTGAAGCTGATTACCTGGCCGCGGGCATGAACCCCGGCGTCCGTCCGCCCCGCAGCCACCGGGCAGATCCTTTCCCCTGTCAGCCGGTTTAAGGCTGCGGCTACGACACCCTGGATGGTAGGCCCGTGGGCCACCGGCTGCACCTGCCAGCCGGCGTAATTGGTGCCGTCATAGGCCAGGGTAATTTTCAGGTGCGGCATGGGCGGAAGTTAGCCTCCTAACATATGGGAGGGATATGTCCCGGAGACGCGATTAGCGGAGCGCCGGTAACAGGACAGGCGAGGTGAGGGTAACCGTTGCCGCCGCCGAGGACGCCTGAGCGCGCCTTTGAGAGGAAACAATTGCCAACTTATAGAAGGATTAAAGCTTGCGGAACCAGGAGCCTTTTCATTGGCAATCCGCAGGCGGCGTGCAACGGTCCGAACCGAGCCGTTGTCCTGTCGGCGCGTAGCTCTTGAGCGGCGCAGGGACATATCCCTCCCCTTTCCTTAGCGGTATCTTCAATCCTAACTTCCAAACCTTAGCCGGTAATACGCCGACCCGGCCGCTAGGAGGCCGGCCAGCAGGAGGAAGAGATAATCTGCCGCCTTGAAATGCAACTCCCGCATCCGGGTGCGGCCCTGGCCCCCCTGGTAGGCCCGGGCTTCCATGGCTTCGGCCAGGCCTTCGGCCCGGCGAAAGGCACTGACAAAAAGAGGGATGACCAGGGGCATTAAGTTTTTAATCTTGCTGCCCTGGAAGGTCGCTCCCCGGGCAACTTGCGCCCGCATAATCCGCTCGGCTTCTTCCAGCAGGGTAGGCACAAATCTGAGGGCCAGGGTCAGCATCAGGGCCAGTTCACCGGCCGGCAGGCCCAGCCTCTGCCCTGGTCTTAGCAGCCGCTCCAGGCCGTCAGCCAGGGCCAGGGGATCGGTCGTGGCCATGAGTACAGCCGCGGCCAGGACCAGGAAAAACACCCTGGCCAGGGCCAGTAAACCGTAGTTAAGCCCCTCCCGGGTAATCCTCACCGGGCCCACCACAGCCATTACTTCCCCCGGTGTGAACGCCACCTGGAAGATAAAGATAATTAACAGGAAAACAATTAGCGGCCTCAACTGGCGCCAGATAAAGGCCGGTGCCAGGCCGGCCAGGATTATTACCGGTAAAATGGTTGCCCCGGTAAGGCTTGCAGCCATACCCGTTGGCGCAGCAAGGAGGGCTATGCCGTAAAGGAGCAGGCCCAGCAGTTTAGACCGGGGATCCAGGTGATGGATGCTGCTTGTCCCCGGGATATATTGCCCCAGCTCGATCAGCATACAGCTAAACCCCCAGCCAGGCCAGGATGGCGTCCCGGGCCTCGGCCAGGGTGAGGACATCCAGGGGTACCGGGGCCCCCCGGCGGCGCAACACCTGCATCAGGCTGGTCAGGGGCGGCGGGATAAGGCCATAGGATCTTAAAGCTTCTCCCTGGCGGAAAATATCCCGGGGCGTACCCTGGAGAGCCACCCGTCCCTGGTGTAAAACTATAACCTCCCGGGCCAGTTCGGCCACCTCAACCATATTATGGGAGATAAGGACTACTGCTTTCCCGGGCCGGCGGTAAAAGGCCCGGACAACGTTAAGTACCTGTTCCCGGCCGGCCGGGTCCAGCCCGGCCGTCGGCTCATCCAGGATTAAAACCTCCGGCTCCATGGCCAGGATCCCGGCGATGGCTACCCGGCGCTGCTGTCCCCCGCTTAAGGTAAAGGGGGAACGCCCGCCCACCGCTTGCGGGTCCAGGCCTACAGCGCGGAGGGCCGCCTTTACCCTTGCTTCGAGCCTGGCCCCGCCAAGGCCCAGGTTCCGGGGGCCAAAGGCTACATCTTCAGCCACCGTTTCGGCAAAGAGTTGCTGCTCCGGCTGTTGAAAGACCATACCCACCCTCTGCCAAGGTGATAAACCTTTCCCTTTACCCCGCCCCCTGGCCGGCTGCCCGTGCAGGGTAACCCGGCCCGCTGTGGGTTCCAGCAGGCCGGCCATGAGCATGGCCAGGGTTGATTTCCCCGAACCCCCGGCCCCGGTAACGGCCAGGAAATCGCCCGGAGAAACTCTGAGAGTGATGTTTTCCAGCACCGGTAACTGCCGGCCGGCTACCTGGTAGGCAAAACTTACTTCCTGGAGGCCAATTTCCATAGGGCCCGGGCCATCTCCTCCACTGTGACTAAATTGGCCGGTAATTTTAAACCCGCCTGCCTTAAACCCTTGCCCAGGGCAACGGTTACCGGCACCTTAAGTCCCGCTGCGGCCAGCTTCTCCTCCTGCTGCATCACTTCCGCCGGCGGGCCGGCTAAAAGTATCTGCCCCGCCTTCAGGACCAGGATCCGTTCTGCCCGGGCTGCCTCTTCCATCAGGTGAGTTATGAGGATAACGGCCAGCCCTTTTTCCCGGCGTAATTCCAATACCTTCTGGAGAATTTCCTCCCGGGCTACCGGGTCCAGCATGGCCGTAGCCTCGTCCAGGACCAGGTAGCGGGGTTCCATGGCCAGGACGCCGGCCAGGGCCAGGCGCTGTTTCTGCCCCCCCGAGAGGCGGTGGGGAGGCCTGGTCCTTAAATTTACCAGATCCACAGCCTCCAGGGCGGCTGCTACCCGCTGCCTTATTTCAGCCGGCGGCAGGCCCAGATTTTCCAGCCCGAAGGCTACATCATCTTCTACGGTAGCTGCCACCAGCTGGTTGTCGGGGTCCTGGAAGACCATCCCTACCCGGCGGCGAATGTCTACCAGAGAAGCTTCGTCCCGGGTGTCCAGGCCGTCTACCAGTACGCGACCTTCCCCGGGCCGCAGCAGGCCATTTAGTAACCTGGCCAGGGTGGATTTGCCGGAACCATTGGGGCCCGTGATAGCCAGAAATTCCCCCGGTTTGATAATTAAACTTATAGTTTCCAGGGCCGGTACGGTAGCTCCCGGGTAGGAAAAAGTGACGCCCTGGACCTCGATCATGGTTTATACCAGTTCAATGCGCACCATGGGCGCGCCGTCACCCTGGCGGAAGCCGGTCTTAATTATCCGGGTATAGCCGCCATTTTTATCCTGATAACGCGGGCCAATTTCTTTAAACAATTTGGTAACCACGTCTTCATCCAGCAGGTAAGCCAGAGCCTGGCGCCGGGCATGGAGGTCACCCCTTTTGCCCAGGGTGATCATTTTCTCGGCCAGGCTTTTTAGTTCTTTGGCCCGCATTTCCGTGGTTTCTATTTTACCTTCCCGCAAAAAGGAAGTTACGATATTGCGCAGCATCATTTTCCGGTGGCCGGACAGGCGGCCTAATTTACGGTAACCCATCTAAAGGACCCCCCTTTACCCATCGCTCTGTCGCAGGGACAGGCCCAGTTCCGCGAGCTTTTGCGTGACTTCTTCCAGGGATTTTTTACCCAGGTTGCGTACCTTCATCATATCTTCTTCCGTACGCTGTAAAAGCTCGCCCACGGTATTAATGCCCGCCCGCTTCAGGCAGTTGTAAGAACGTACCGATAGATCAAGTTCCTCAATGGACATATCCATGAGGCGATCCCGGCTTTCTTCTTCCTTCTCTACCATGGTCACTTCATCGCTGACTCGCTCCGTTAAACCTAAAAAAAGGCGCATGTGTTCGATGAGAATCTTGGCTGCCGAGCTCACTGCCTCATCAGGGGCAATAGTACCGTCAGTCCATACCTCCAGGGTGAGTTTATCATAGTCAGTAACCTGTCCTACCCGGGTGTTTTCCACCTGGTAGTTTACTTTATGGACTGGCGAAAAGAGGGAATCGACCGGGATAATCCCGATGGGCTGGTCCTCTTTTTTATTTTTTTCCGCACTGACATAACCCCGTCCTTTTTCCACCGTCATTTCGATAAACAGGCGGCCGCCTTTTTCTACGGTGGCAATGTGCAGGTCGGGGTTTAAGACTTCGACGTCAGCATCAGTGATAATATCGGCAGCTGTAACCTCGCCTTCACCTTCGGCCTCAATCCTGATTACTTTGGGTTCATCAGTGTGGAGTTTCAGGGCCAGGGACTTGAGGTTTAAAATAATCTCCGTGGTATCCTCAACGACCCCGGGAATGGTGGAAAACTCATGGAGAACCCCTTCAATTTTGACCGTGGTGACGGCAGCCCCCGGCAATGAGGAGAGGAGAATCCGCCGCAGGGAATTACCCAGGGTGATTCCATAACCTCGCTCCAGGGGCTCGACTACAAACCGCCCGTACTTATTGGACATTTCCAGGCACTCAATCCTGGGCCTTTCAATTTCGAGCATTGTTCCCCTCCTTCTCGTGAGCTCATCCAGCCTGCATCTTACCTGGAGTAAAGCTCAACGATGAGGTGTTCTTGCACCGGCACGTCAATCTGCTCCCGCGTCGGCAGGGCGAAGACGTGACCTTCTAAAGCTGCCGGGTCCGACTTAAGCCAGGCCGGCACCGTCCGGTGGGCTGCCGCCGCGGCAATCTCTTTGAAAAGCGGGCTCTCTTTGCTCTTTTCCCGGACGGCAATGACATCCCCCGGCCGGACCAGGTAGGAAGGGATATTTACTTTGTGGCCGTTTACTGTAAAATGACCGTGCCGGACTAACATCCTGGCCTGAGCGCGGGAATCGGCAAAACCCAGGCGATAAACAACATTGTCCAGGCGCCGTTCCAGCAGGATGAGCAGGTTTTCACCAGTAACGCCCTTCATGCGCTCGGCCTTCTCAAAGTAGTTGCTGAACTGCCGTTCCATGATGCCGTAAATGCGGCGGGCCTTCTGCTTTTCCCTTAGCTGCAGGCCGTATTCGGAAAGCTTTTTCCTGGCCTGGCCGTGCTGGCCGGGGGCATAGGACCGCCGGGCCACGGCACATTTATCCGAGTAGCAGCGATCGCCTTTAAGGAAAAGCTTCATGCCTTCCCGCCGGCACAGGCGGCAGGTGGACTCTTTATACCTTGCCAAAGTATTACCTCCTCTGCAAGTCGCATGCTTCTTAGCGACGGCGTTTTCCTGCGACCCTTAGAAGATCCTGTTACACACGACGCCGCTTGGGTGGCCGGCAGCCGTTGTGGGGAATAGGGGTCACATCTTTAATGACGCTGACCTCGAGCCCTGCCGCCTGCAGGGAACGAATGGCTGCTTCCCGGCCGGCCCCCGGTCCTTTAACGTAGCACTCAACTTCGCGCATGCCATGTTCCATGGCCTGCCTGGCGGCTGCTTCGGCCGCCATCTGGGCGGCAAAGGGTGTGCTCTTGCGGGAACCTTTAAAACCTACGGTACCGGCACTGGCCCAGGAAATGGTATTGCCATTTTTATCGGTGATGGTTACCAGGGTATTGTTAAAGGTTGATTTAATATGGGCCACACCGCTTTCAATATTTTTACGTTCGCGCCGGCGAGGCCGGGTAGTTTTCCTTGGCATAGCTTCTCCCCCTTACTTCTTCCGTCGCACGCCCACAGTCTTGCGCGGACCCTTACGCGTACGGGCATTGGTCTTGGTGCGCTGGCCGCGTACCGGCAGTCCCCGGCGGTGACGCAGGCCCCGGTAACAGCCGATTTCCATCAACCGCTTGATATTTAACGCTACTTCCCGCCGCAAATCCCCTTCTACCGTTAAATTCTTATCTATATATTCCCGGAGCCGGCTGACTTCTTCTTCGGTTAGATCCCGTACCCTGGTATCAGGGTTAACGGCCGTCGCAGCCAGGATTTTATTTGCCATAGGCCGGCCAATACCATAAATATAAGTCAGGGCAATTTCCACCCGTTTGTCCCGGGGGAGGTCTACCCCGGCAATCCTTGCCATTTACGCCTTACCCCCTGTCTATCCCTGTTTTTGCTTGTGCTTGGGATTTTCACAAATGACCATAATTCGACCCTTGCGTTTTATAATCTTGCATTTTTCACAAATAGGCCGCACTGAAGGTTTGACTTTCAAACTAAACCCTCCCAGCTCATTTATAGCGGTAAACGATGCGTCCCCGGTTCAGGTCATAGGGTGATAATTCCACCATTACCCGGTCGCCCGGCAAAATGCGGATAAAATTCATCCGGATCTTACCGGAGACATGGGCC includes:
- the rpmJ gene encoding 50S ribosomal protein L36, translated to MKVKPSVRPICEKCKIIKRKGRIMVICENPKHKQKQG
- the rpsD gene encoding 30S ribosomal protein S4, which translates into the protein MARYKESTCRLCRREGMKLFLKGDRCYSDKCAVARRSYAPGQHGQARKKLSEYGLQLREKQKARRIYGIMERQFSNYFEKAERMKGVTGENLLILLERRLDNVVYRLGFADSRAQARMLVRHGHFTVNGHKVNIPSYLVRPGDVIAVREKSKESPLFKEIAAAAAHRTVPAWLKSDPAALEGHVFALPTREQIDVPVQEHLIVELYSR
- the rpsK gene encoding 30S ribosomal protein S11, with the translated sequence MPRKTTRPRRRERKNIESGVAHIKSTFNNTLVTITDKNGNTISWASAGTVGFKGSRKSTPFAAQMAAEAAARQAMEHGMREVECYVKGPGAGREAAIRSLQAAGLEVSVIKDVTPIPHNGCRPPKRRRV
- a CDS encoding energy-coupling factor transporter ATPase, producing MEIGLQEVSFAYQVAGRQLPVLENITLRVSPGDFLAVTGAGGSGKSTLAMLMAGLLEPTAGRVTLHGQPARGRGKGKGLSPWQRVGMVFQQPEQQLFAETVAEDVAFGPRNLGLGGARLEARVKAALRAVGLDPQAVGGRSPFTLSGGQQRRVAIAGILAMEPEVLILDEPTAGLDPAGREQVLNVVRAFYRRPGKAVVLISHNMVEVAELAREVIVLHQGRVALQGTPRDIFRQGEALRSYGLIPPPLTSLMQVLRRRGAPVPLDVLTLAEARDAILAWLGV
- a CDS encoding DNA-directed RNA polymerase subunit alpha, whose amino-acid sequence is MLEIERPRIECLEMSNKYGRFVVEPLERGYGITLGNSLRRILLSSLPGAAVTTVKIEGVLHEFSTIPGVVEDTTEIILNLKSLALKLHTDEPKVIRIEAEGEGEVTAADIITDADVEVLNPDLHIATVEKGGRLFIEMTVEKGRGYVSAEKNKKEDQPIGIIPVDSLFSPVHKVNYQVENTRVGQVTDYDKLTLEVWTDGTIAPDEAVSSAAKILIEHMRLFLGLTERVSDEVTMVEKEEESRDRLMDMSIEELDLSVRSYNCLKRAGINTVGELLQRTEEDMMKVRNLGKKSLEEVTQKLAELGLSLRQSDG
- a CDS encoding energy-coupling factor transporter transmembrane component T family protein, whose product is MLIELGQYIPGTSSIHHLDPRSKLLGLLLYGIALLAAPTGMAASLTGATILPVIILAGLAPAFIWRQLRPLIVFLLIIFIFQVAFTPGEVMAVVGPVRITREGLNYGLLALARVFFLVLAAAVLMATTDPLALADGLERLLRPGQRLGLPAGELALMLTLALRFVPTLLEEAERIMRAQVARGATFQGSKIKNLMPLVIPLFVSAFRRAEGLAEAMEARAYQGGQGRTRMRELHFKAADYLFLLLAGLLAAGSAYYRLRFGS
- the infA gene encoding translation initiation factor IF-1 encodes the protein MAKEDVIEVEGKVIEPLPNAMFRVELANGHRVLAHVSGKIRMNFIRILPGDRVMVELSPYDLNRGRIVYRYK
- the rpsM gene encoding 30S ribosomal protein S13, translating into MARIAGVDLPRDKRVEIALTYIYGIGRPMANKILAATAVNPDTRVRDLTEEEVSRLREYIDKNLTVEGDLRREVALNIKRLMEIGCYRGLRHRRGLPVRGQRTKTNARTRKGPRKTVGVRRKK
- the rplQ gene encoding 50S ribosomal protein L17: MGYRKLGRLSGHRKMMLRNIVTSFLREGKIETTEMRAKELKSLAEKMITLGKRGDLHARRQALAYLLDEDVVTKLFKEIGPRYQDKNGGYTRIIKTGFRQGDGAPMVRIELV
- a CDS encoding energy-coupling factor transporter ATPase, translated to MIEVQGVTFSYPGATVPALETISLIIKPGEFLAITGPNGSGKSTLARLLNGLLRPGEGRVLVDGLDTRDEASLVDIRRRVGMVFQDPDNQLVAATVEDDVAFGLENLGLPPAEIRQRVAAALEAVDLVNLRTRPPHRLSGGQKQRLALAGVLAMEPRYLVLDEATAMLDPVAREEILQKVLELRREKGLAVILITHLMEEAARAERILVLKAGQILLAGPPAEVMQQEEKLAAAGLKVPVTVALGKGLRQAGLKLPANLVTVEEMARALWKLASRK